One stretch of Procambarus clarkii isolate CNS0578487 unplaced genomic scaffold, FALCON_Pclarkii_2.0 HiC_scaffold_95, whole genome shotgun sequence DNA includes these proteins:
- the LOC138360107 gene encoding uncharacterized protein: MAPTKPKSTGSASEEMSSNCLLYFRSYTSHKGHVTRQLNKCDQLVQSGATAKVLENLIETAKQKLQRTTEAADNYLRVLMQQNAEPDQLDTFHAEMEMFEEGTQDHLNRLTQALEKLQSDSVSQNTLTTSETNTREKLQEVRLPTINLLHFHGRDDENFECYWKTFDSLVNSKKSISKPNKFLYLQSTLEDEAKAVVEHLVPSDEDYDTAIQLLEVNYSNKEIAIANLYYKLRAIPTPDFPT; this comes from the coding sequence ATGGCACCAACTAAGCCAAAATCCACAGGCAGTGCATCAGAAGAAATGTCCAGCAATTGCTTATTATATTTTAGATCATACACGAGTCACAAAGGCCATGTGACTAGACAGTTGAATAAGTGTGATCAGCTGGTACAATCAGGTGCCACAGCCAAAGTATTAGAAAACCTCATAGAGACGGCCAAGCAAAAGTTGCAAAGAACAACTGAGGCTGCAGATAACTATCTCAGAGTTCTCATGCAACAGAATGCTGAGCCAGATCAACTAGATACCTTCCATGCCGAGATGGAGATGTTTGAGGAGGGTACCCAAGATCATCTAAATAGATTAACACAAGCTCTAGAAAAATTGCAGAGCGACTCAGTTTCTCAAAATACTCTAACCACTAGTGAAACTAATACACGAGAAAAACTCCAAGAAGTTCGTCTTCCTACCATTAATCTTCTTCACTTCCATGGTAGAGATGATGAGAATTTTGAATGCTATTGGAAAACATTCGACTCCTTAGTAAACTCCAAGAAATCTATTAGCAAACCTAATAAATTCCTCTATTTGCAAAGTACCCTAGAAGATGAAGCAAAAGCAGTTGTTGAACACCTAGTCCCTAGTGATGAGGACTACGATACTGCTATTCAGTTACTAGAAGTTAATTACAGCAATAAAGAAATTGCTATTGCTAATCTTTATTATAAGTTAAGAGCGATACCTACACCAGATTTCCCCACATaa